One window of the Methanobacterium bryantii genome contains the following:
- a CDS encoding ZIP family metal transporter — protein sequence MIPEWIMAGLWGLIAGSALLIGALFAYVFEIPQRIVASIMAFGAGVLLSAISLELMEESFSLGGFPNMVTGFLLGALIFTVINIYLARYGAKHRKRSGKQVQSNGMSEDNCLAIVVGSVIDGIPESIAIGITIITGGAVSVATVVAIFISNIPEGLSSTAGIKNAGWNPGSIFGMWLLITAVSGLASLAGYAIFSQLPQGVNSLTLALAAGGILAMLVDTMIPEAFSETHDLTGLITVLGFIVSFILSKIG from the coding sequence ATGATACCTGAATGGATTATGGCAGGGTTATGGGGTTTAATAGCAGGATCCGCTCTTTTAATAGGGGCATTGTTTGCATATGTATTTGAAATTCCGCAGCGTATCGTAGCTTCCATAATGGCCTTTGGTGCAGGTGTTTTACTTTCAGCAATCTCCCTAGAATTAATGGAAGAGTCATTTTCCCTTGGAGGATTCCCCAATATGGTTACAGGTTTTCTTCTGGGCGCCTTAATTTTTACAGTTATAAATATTTACCTTGCGCGTTATGGGGCGAAGCACCGTAAACGTTCAGGTAAACAGGTTCAATCAAACGGCATGTCAGAAGATAATTGTTTAGCTATTGTTGTGGGCTCTGTAATAGACGGGATTCCTGAATCAATCGCTATAGGGATTACTATAATTACAGGGGGAGCAGTAAGTGTTGCAACTGTCGTTGCAATATTTATATCCAATATACCTGAGGGTTTATCAAGTACAGCCGGTATCAAAAATGCAGGGTGGAATCCTGGTTCAATATTTGGTATGTGGCTCCTTATTACAGCTGTCAGCGGGTTAGCATCCCTTGCAGGTTATGCTATCTTCAGTCAGCTTCCGCAGGGTGTAAACTCATTAACTTTAGCGCTTGCAGCAGGCGGAATTCTTGCAATGCTTGTAGATACAATGATTCCGGAAGCTTTTTCAGAAACTCATGATCTTACAGGTTTAATTACAGTTTTAGGGTTTATAGTTTCATTTATTCTTTCAAAAATAGGATGA
- a CDS encoding DUF6884 domain-containing protein yields MKSLCIISCGKKKIWDENPEAGPVKAENLYTGSFTRKCIQYAKKSDFDSWCILSAKYGFLFPDEVVQGQYTECFHNKTSNPITLKNLFLQIKFKELDKCEKITILGGNYYTHMMKKLFSEKEVLNPLNGCKGIGHMMKKLNGLIDTASL; encoded by the coding sequence ATGAAATCTCTATGTATAATCTCATGTGGGAAAAAGAAAATATGGGATGAAAATCCCGAAGCAGGCCCTGTAAAAGCAGAAAATTTGTATACAGGTTCATTTACCCGAAAATGCATTCAATACGCTAAAAAGTCAGATTTTGATTCATGGTGCATTTTATCCGCTAAATATGGGTTTTTATTTCCAGATGAAGTTGTCCAGGGACAGTACACTGAATGTTTCCACAATAAAACATCAAATCCAATTACATTAAAGAATCTTTTTTTACAGATAAAGTTTAAAGAACTTGATAAATGCGAAAAAATCACTATTCTTGGTGGGAATTATTATACCCACATGATGAAAAAATTGTTTAGTGAAAAAGAAGTTCTTAATCCGTTAAATGGATGCAAAGGTATTGGACACATGATGAAGAAACTCAATGGTTTAATTGACACTGCATCACTTTAA
- a CDS encoding nuclear transport factor 2 family protein — protein MKCEENIELEVMDMLKKYAKAYADKDIDAMVDLFIDDPNIVAIGTGTDEWVHGREELREGFKRDFAQADNIQVKFEKVTIQYEGNVAWLSALMTMYAVISGKEVLLSGRLSMVLENKRNKWLFAHLHFSLPANQQEVGHSFPEWIIS, from the coding sequence ATGAAATGTGAAGAAAACATAGAGCTTGAAGTTATGGATATGCTTAAAAAGTATGCAAAAGCATACGCAGACAAAGATATTGATGCTATGGTAGATCTGTTTATAGATGATCCTAATATTGTAGCGATAGGTACAGGCACTGATGAATGGGTTCATGGCCGTGAAGAGCTTAGGGAAGGATTTAAACGTGATTTTGCCCAGGCCGATAATATCCAGGTTAAATTTGAAAAGGTTACTATTCAATATGAAGGCAATGTAGCATGGTTATCAGCGTTGATGACAATGTACGCCGTAATTTCAGGAAAAGAAGTGCTACTTTCAGGGCGGTTAAGCATGGTTCTTGAAAATAAAAGGAATAAATGGTTATTTGCACACCTGCATTTTTCTTTACCTGCAAATCAACAGGAAGTAGGGCATTCCTTCCCAGAATGGATTATAAGCTGA
- a CDS encoding phage holin family protein: MDKNQNILWMGRTLVLLISEVAGLMLMTWFLPGLSINSWETALIVVVLVGIINAIFWPILSYYTLPFLVFTFGVGTLLLNGLLIWFISLFVPGITIKDSALFLVPLGIALINTLVSGALTIGDEASYYRSVLRRYAERFSKNNHSDKPGVIFLEIDGLAEAVLQNALDKGYMPTLKGWVEKGSHKILQWETDLSSQTGASQAGILHGNNQDMPAFRWVEKENDNKLRVSTGLFDAPLLERRVSDGKGLLAINGASRSNLFSGDALNAIFTYSKLSDLSKFYTKAWYFFYSNPYNFARTIVLLVWDILLEIASRFRQWRKDVRPRMNRSIIYLAVRATANVFLREITTSTIIGDIFTGRADAVYATYVGYDEIAHHSGTKDSDAFYALKQLDKQFLLLDDARKSASRPYHFVILSDHGQSNGATFKQRYGISLEGLVRELIPKDLKIYYEFDTNEDHFSQVITYPIADGKRWISEKRENAIKGSKEFTGNIKQSIERQETKWMKEKRENAVKSGKEFTGNIWQSLDKDDKISERLEKFNEALKIPVKPREKPIDHKDADVTVLASGNLGLIYFKKWESRMTFEEINAVFPELIPGLIRHEGIGFIMVRSIEEGPIVIGSKGVYYLKDNQIEGENPLKGFGKNAALHLKRTDSFKYVPDILVNSLYDSEKNEVAAFEELIGSHGGLGGEQSKPFLLYPSSWNLEKEEIVGAEKLHNVLKSKLDELWLNTENK, translated from the coding sequence ATGGATAAAAACCAGAACATTCTATGGATGGGCCGTACATTAGTCCTATTGATATCAGAAGTAGCAGGACTTATGTTAATGACATGGTTTCTTCCGGGACTGAGCATTAACAGCTGGGAAACAGCATTGATAGTAGTTGTATTAGTTGGTATAATAAATGCTATTTTTTGGCCTATTTTATCATATTATACCCTTCCTTTTCTTGTTTTTACCTTTGGAGTAGGTACATTACTTTTAAATGGTTTGCTTATATGGTTTATCAGCCTTTTTGTCCCTGGAATCACTATAAAAGACTCAGCTTTATTTCTAGTTCCTCTGGGGATAGCACTTATTAATACACTTGTATCTGGAGCTTTAACTATTGGAGATGAGGCATCTTATTACAGATCCGTTTTAAGGAGATATGCTGAACGCTTTTCAAAAAATAATCATTCTGATAAACCTGGCGTTATATTTTTAGAAATTGATGGACTGGCAGAAGCTGTCTTACAAAACGCTCTAGATAAAGGATACATGCCCACACTTAAAGGGTGGGTAGAAAAAGGGAGTCATAAAATTCTTCAGTGGGAAACTGATTTATCTTCCCAAACTGGTGCTTCCCAGGCGGGTATTCTTCATGGAAATAATCAGGACATGCCTGCTTTCAGGTGGGTTGAAAAGGAAAATGATAATAAATTAAGGGTATCTACTGGATTATTTGATGCACCTTTACTTGAACGGCGTGTATCAGATGGAAAAGGATTGCTTGCAATAAATGGAGCAAGTAGATCTAATCTTTTTTCTGGAGATGCATTAAATGCCATATTTACCTACAGCAAACTCAGTGATTTATCGAAGTTTTATACAAAGGCATGGTATTTTTTCTATTCTAATCCCTACAACTTTGCACGTACCATTGTGCTGCTTGTATGGGACATTCTTCTGGAAATTGCATCCCGCTTCAGGCAGTGGAGAAAAGATGTAAGGCCTAGAATGAACCGCAGCATTATTTATTTAGCTGTGAGGGCTACAGCCAATGTTTTTTTACGCGAGATAACAACAAGTACCATCATTGGAGATATTTTTACAGGCCGGGCTGATGCAGTGTATGCTACATATGTAGGTTACGATGAAATAGCACACCATTCAGGTACAAAAGATAGTGATGCTTTTTATGCACTTAAACAGTTAGATAAACAATTTTTGCTCCTAGATGATGCAAGAAAGAGTGCTTCAAGACCATATCACTTTGTGATACTTTCTGATCATGGGCAAAGTAATGGAGCAACATTTAAACAGCGCTATGGAATTTCTTTAGAAGGGTTAGTACGCGAACTAATTCCTAAGGACTTAAAAATATATTATGAGTTCGATACAAATGAAGATCACTTCAGTCAGGTAATTACGTATCCTATTGCCGATGGAAAACGCTGGATAAGTGAAAAGAGAGAAAATGCAATCAAAGGAAGTAAAGAATTCACCGGAAATATCAAACAGTCAATTGAGAGACAGGAAACTAAATGGATGAAGGAAAAACGGGAAAATGCAGTTAAAAGCGGTAAAGAATTCACTGGAAATATCTGGCAATCACTTGATAAGGATGATAAAATAAGTGAACGGCTGGAAAAATTTAATGAAGCTCTCAAAATTCCAGTAAAACCACGAGAAAAACCTATTGATCATAAAGATGCAGATGTCACTGTGCTTGCTTCAGGTAACCTTGGCTTGATCTACTTCAAAAAATGGGAAAGTAGAATGACTTTTGAAGAGATCAATGCTGTATTTCCTGAATTAATTCCAGGTTTAATACGACATGAAGGTATTGGATTTATAATGGTTCGATCCATTGAGGAAGGACCTATTGTAATTGGATCTAAAGGAGTTTATTATTTAAAAGATAATCAAATAGAAGGAGAAAACCCGCTTAAAGGTTTTGGAAAAAACGCAGCTTTACATTTAAAAAGGACAGACAGTTTTAAATATGTACCAGATATTCTGGTAAACAGCCTATATGACAGTGAAAAAAATGAAGTAGCTGCTTTTGAAGAACTGATAGGCAGTCATGGAGGATTAGGTGGTGAACAGTCCAAACCATTCTTATTATATCCATCGAGCTGGAATTTAGAAAAAGAAGAAATAGTAGGGGCTGAAAAACTTCACAATGTTTTAAAAAGTAAGTTAGATGAACTATGGTTAAATACTGAAAATAAATAA
- a CDS encoding metallophosphoesterase yields the protein MKDTSSNDLKDFKIREKLQWAMSKSMEKMGLHEFDSCHFEIVPVEITVPGLDPSFDGYSIAHITDIHLGQWISTDRLNGVMDLVNQQNPDMVAITGDFVSYAIDHLVDDLTNCLKKLQPKDVSLAVLGNHDHWLGADKIRNILQESDIIDISNDIYTLKRGDAVLHVAGVDSVTLNKHRLDLIMNKLPSCGPAILLAHEPDFADISSTTGRFSLQISGHSHGGQFMIPGIGTFIRGPHFLKYPVGKYKVGDMVQYTNRGLGTNIFWLRINCPPEITVINLRTPK from the coding sequence ATGAAGGATACATCTTCAAATGACTTAAAGGATTTTAAAATACGAGAAAAATTACAGTGGGCAATGTCCAAGTCCATGGAAAAAATGGGATTGCATGAATTTGATTCGTGTCATTTTGAAATAGTGCCGGTTGAAATAACAGTTCCTGGACTGGACCCTTCTTTTGATGGCTACAGCATTGCACATATCACTGATATTCATTTAGGACAGTGGATATCAACAGATAGACTAAATGGAGTCATGGATCTTGTCAATCAACAAAATCCAGATATGGTAGCAATAACCGGTGATTTTGTATCTTATGCAATCGATCATCTTGTAGATGATTTAACTAACTGTCTTAAGAAACTTCAACCCAAGGATGTTTCACTAGCAGTCCTTGGAAATCACGACCATTGGCTTGGAGCCGATAAAATTCGTAATATACTGCAAGAAAGCGATATAATAGACATCAGTAATGATATTTATACTTTAAAACGTGGAGATGCTGTGCTGCACGTAGCAGGTGTTGACAGTGTCACCTTAAATAAACACCGCTTGGATCTGATTATGAATAAATTACCTTCTTGCGGACCTGCAATACTGCTTGCACATGAACCCGACTTTGCAGATATCAGCTCAACAACAGGGAGATTCAGTTTACAGATTTCAGGCCATTCCCATGGAGGCCAATTTATGATACCTGGTATCGGAACATTTATCAGGGGTCCCCACTTCTTAAAATATCCAGTCGGTAAGTACAAAGTAGGAGATATGGTCCAGTACACAAACCGCGGGCTTGGAACAAACATATTCTGGCTTAGAATCAACTGTCCACCTGAAATCACTGTAATAAACCTCAGAACACCTAAATAA
- a CDS encoding DUF5750 family protein, with amino-acid sequence MKVKVVDYGVSDDPKKCYVTYKITDIDEKSINKLKNRVEEELDLKSGDLYLTAYFNEEYYPFRSEESKYRSEDFIAMEEIEMWAYLMSLLED; translated from the coding sequence ATGAAAGTTAAAGTTGTTGATTACGGAGTTTCAGATGATCCCAAAAAGTGTTATGTGACTTATAAAATTACTGATATCGATGAAAAATCAATAAATAAACTTAAAAATCGCGTTGAAGAAGAATTAGATCTTAAATCCGGAGATTTATATTTGACTGCCTATTTTAACGAAGAATACTATCCATTTAGAAGTGAAGAATCTAAATACCGCAGCGAAGACTTTATAGCAATGGAAGAAATTGAAATGTGGGCATATTTAATGAGTCTTTTGGAGGATTAA
- a CDS encoding alpha/beta fold hydrolase codes for MLKPKYESIKNFKFKSGEILPELNIEYATFGTKKLDDDGNITNGIVYLHGSSGDYSSVKRVKDVLGPGKVMDTDDYYVICPTSLGNPGSSSPSTSGMGHLFPKYTVEDMVDASYTLLTQKLNIKHLKGIIGTSMGGFLALQWAIKYPDFMDFIIPLTTSSSSKGQNYALSTIMNNYIKNDPDYLDGKYEHKPQTGPQNAMMMLYLFGFSPAYYKNSSNEEVLESIHEMELEGANSDANDIVWQNEATMIYDVREELHKIKARTLVIGVNQDQYFPPDTDVIPLSKSIKGSKLFLYDSILGHVGSSEIKKGEHIISDFLKYGD; via the coding sequence ATGTTAAAACCAAAATATGAATCTATAAAGAACTTTAAATTTAAATCTGGTGAAATTTTACCTGAATTAAATATAGAATATGCCACATTTGGAACCAAAAAGCTGGATGATGATGGAAATATCACCAATGGAATAGTTTATCTGCACGGCTCTTCTGGAGACTACTCATCTGTAAAACGTGTTAAAGATGTTTTAGGCCCAGGAAAAGTTATGGATACTGATGATTATTATGTAATCTGTCCTACATCTCTTGGGAACCCAGGATCCTCATCACCGTCAACATCAGGTATGGGGCACCTATTTCCAAAATATACTGTAGAAGATATGGTAGATGCATCATATACCCTTTTAACTCAAAAATTAAATATTAAACACCTAAAAGGTATTATTGGCACTTCAATGGGCGGTTTCCTTGCACTTCAATGGGCTATAAAATACCCTGATTTTATGGATTTTATCATACCTCTCACTACAAGCTCTTCATCAAAAGGTCAAAATTATGCATTATCTACTATAATGAACAACTACATTAAAAATGATCCGGATTATTTAGATGGTAAATATGAACATAAACCCCAAACCGGACCTCAAAATGCGATGATGATGCTTTATTTATTTGGTTTTTCGCCAGCTTACTATAAAAATTCTTCAAATGAAGAAGTTCTTGAATCAATTCATGAAATGGAATTAGAAGGAGCTAATTCTGATGCAAATGACATTGTATGGCAAAATGAAGCTACTATGATATATGATGTAAGAGAAGAATTACACAAAATTAAAGCCAGAACACTTGTTATTGGAGTTAACCAGGACCAGTATTTCCCGCCAGATACCGATGTGATACCTCTTTCAAAATCAATAAAAGGATCTAAACTCTTTTTATATGATTCAATACTTGGACATGTAGGATCAAGTGAAATAAAGAAAGGAGAACATATAATTAGTGATTTTTTAAAATATGGAGATTAA
- a CDS encoding TATA-box-binding protein has translation MTDVPIKVENIVASATLGKSIELPKVALTLEGVEYNSEKFPGLVYKLKEPKTAALIFGSGKLVGTGAKTTKDSIKSLNIIVDKMRVLDADIPKEFEITIQNIVASANLGKTLNLEAVALDLENTEYEPEQFPGLVYRVEDPKVVLLLFGSGKVVCTGAKTIDDAQLGVEKTKERLGELDLI, from the coding sequence TTGACAGATGTACCAATTAAAGTTGAAAATATTGTAGCTTCTGCAACTCTTGGAAAGTCAATTGAACTGCCCAAAGTAGCTTTGACACTAGAAGGTGTTGAATATAACTCAGAAAAGTTTCCAGGGCTTGTTTACAAGCTTAAAGAACCTAAAACAGCAGCTCTTATATTTGGATCAGGAAAACTAGTAGGTACTGGTGCAAAAACTACAAAAGATTCAATTAAATCTTTAAATATTATTGTAGACAAAATGAGGGTGCTAGATGCAGATATACCAAAAGAATTTGAAATTACAATACAAAATATAGTTGCTTCTGCAAATTTAGGAAAAACATTAAACCTTGAAGCAGTAGCATTAGATTTAGAGAATACAGAATATGAGCCAGAACAATTTCCGGGCTTAGTTTACAGAGTTGAAGACCCCAAAGTTGTATTACTATTGTTCGGTTCAGGGAAAGTAGTCTGCACTGGTGCAAAAACCATAGACGATGCCCAGCTCGGCGTTGAAAAAACGAAGGAAAGATTAGGTGAACTGGATTTAATTTAA
- the minD gene encoding cell division ATPase MinD, translating to MARVIVVASGKGGVGKTTIAANLGIALSLQGEEVVVLDLDVAMANLELILGLENQPVTLQDVLAGRDMIHNAIYEGPGGVKIVPAGLSLYGLKDMKLERLEEVLETLTEDIDILLIDAPGGLERDALAALQVSNELVLVTTPEITSLSDALKTKIVAEKIGMEILGVVINKERSGKEFLTPDEIQTILNIPVIAIIPEDKELNIASASGNSILEKNPKSDTSKLILGLASRVIGKYSLENDLSSKGIVSKFFQTVFSKYLNVNKS from the coding sequence ATGGCGAGAGTAATAGTAGTGGCTTCAGGAAAAGGAGGGGTCGGAAAGACAACCATAGCAGCTAATCTTGGAATAGCTCTTTCTCTTCAGGGAGAAGAAGTTGTAGTCCTTGATTTAGATGTTGCAATGGCTAATTTGGAATTGATTTTAGGTTTAGAAAATCAACCAGTGACCTTACAAGATGTCCTGGCCGGAAGAGATATGATACATAATGCAATATATGAAGGCCCAGGCGGAGTAAAAATTGTTCCTGCAGGACTCTCACTTTATGGTCTTAAAGACATGAAACTAGAAAGACTTGAAGAAGTCTTGGAAACACTTACCGAAGATATAGATATACTACTTATAGATGCACCCGGCGGACTTGAAAGGGATGCACTGGCAGCATTACAGGTTTCAAATGAACTGGTTCTTGTTACAACACCTGAAATTACTTCTTTAAGCGATGCTCTAAAGACAAAAATTGTTGCAGAGAAAATTGGAATGGAGATACTTGGGGTAGTTATTAACAAAGAAAGAAGTGGTAAAGAATTTTTAACTCCTGATGAGATCCAGACTATCCTTAACATACCAGTAATTGCAATCATTCCAGAAGATAAGGAGTTAAATATAGCATCTGCGTCAGGAAATTCGATTTTAGAAAAAAATCCTAAATCAGATACATCTAAGTTAATTTTAGGGCTTGCTTCAAGAGTTATTGGAAAGTACAGCCTTGAAAATGATTTATCAAGTAAAGGAATTGTTTCTAAATTTTTCCAGACTGTTTTCAGCAAATATTTAAATGTAAACAAATCTTAA
- a CDS encoding nucleoside deaminase — MITLYGDEFLVVEKYHKFMNEAIIEAKKSLKEGGIPIGAVLVENEEIIGRGHNRLLQKDSSILHGEMDCIENAGKLKGEDYKRCILYTTLSPCEMCSGTILLYKIPKVVMGENKTLKGPEDYLKENGVELINLDLKECKDIMKEFIKRNPEIWDAEIDRVI, encoded by the coding sequence ATAATTACTCTTTATGGAGATGAGTTCTTGGTAGTGGAAAAATATCATAAATTCATGAATGAAGCAATTATAGAGGCAAAAAAGAGCTTAAAAGAAGGCGGAATTCCAATTGGAGCTGTTTTAGTTGAAAATGAGGAGATAATTGGCCGTGGACATAATAGATTACTGCAGAAAGACTCTTCAATTTTGCATGGAGAAATGGACTGTATTGAAAATGCTGGAAAATTAAAAGGAGAAGATTACAAAAGATGCATACTTTATACCACTTTATCGCCATGTGAAATGTGTTCTGGAACCATACTACTTTATAAAATCCCAAAGGTCGTAATGGGAGAAAATAAAACGCTTAAGGGACCGGAAGATTATCTAAAGGAGAACGGTGTTGAATTAATTAATTTAGATTTAAAAGAATGTAAGGATATTATGAAGGAATTCATTAAAAGAAATCCTGAAATTTGGGATGCGGAAATAGATAGGGTAATTTAA
- a CDS encoding ABC transporter substrate-binding protein, whose product MDKKIWALIIIFLVAATAYGTYSYIVISQKTIVVGYLQSDHDSALFVANAKNMFEKEGLVVSLVPFRSGPDLINAAKLGKIDIGYCGIAPVTLAITNGTPIKIVASVNQEGSGIVVGNNTNITDISNLKGKTIAIPKINSVQDVLLTYWLSQYNISRNEVNITESEVPFMPRSLLFKKFDGYVAWEPYVSVASVEGDGKVLTYSKNDSWKDFPCCVVIATDSFIKDQPGALRKFLKVHVEATNYVNSHKDETAVIVSQKLGISVQIEKQSLKNVAFNIPSSNEFKKSVFKFIDIQKKLGYIKNNVSNVSYFNFNFWPTKSSGF is encoded by the coding sequence ATGGATAAAAAGATATGGGCTTTAATAATTATTTTCTTAGTTGCAGCAACTGCATATGGAACCTATAGTTACATTGTAATTTCACAGAAAACTATTGTAGTTGGATATCTACAAAGTGATCACGATTCTGCACTATTTGTAGCAAATGCAAAGAATATGTTTGAAAAAGAAGGATTAGTAGTCAGTTTAGTCCCCTTTAGATCAGGTCCAGATCTCATAAATGCCGCCAAGTTAGGCAAAATAGATATTGGTTATTGTGGAATTGCCCCCGTAACACTGGCCATAACTAATGGAACACCTATAAAAATCGTTGCATCTGTAAATCAGGAAGGAAGTGGAATAGTAGTAGGCAATAATACAAATATAACTGATATCTCTAATTTAAAAGGAAAAACTATAGCAATACCTAAAATAAACTCAGTACAGGATGTTTTATTGACTTACTGGCTGTCCCAGTATAATATTAGCAGGAATGAAGTAAATATAACTGAATCAGAAGTACCATTTATGCCAAGATCTTTACTGTTTAAAAAATTTGATGGGTATGTAGCATGGGAACCTTATGTATCTGTTGCAAGTGTAGAAGGTGATGGAAAAGTACTTACATATTCCAAAAATGATAGCTGGAAAGATTTCCCATGTTGCGTTGTCATAGCTACAGACAGCTTTATAAAAGATCAACCTGGTGCTTTAAGAAAATTTCTGAAGGTACATGTAGAAGCAACTAACTATGTAAATTCACATAAGGATGAAACTGCAGTGATTGTCTCCCAAAAACTTGGTATAAGTGTTCAAATTGAAAAACAATCATTAAAAAATGTTGCGTTTAATATACCGTCTTCTAATGAATTTAAGAAAAGTGTCTTTAAGTTTATAGATATTCAAAAGAAGTTAGGATACATAAAAAATAACGTATCAAACGTATCCTATTTTAATTTTAATTTTTGGCCTACTAAATCATCAGGTTTTTAA
- a CDS encoding MFS transporter produces MEHKLNWIIFTLALGMFLWSFSAGIVNISLPTISQYLDISTDMVSLIVIVHLITLISFLLVFGRIGDITGYKKIFVMGISIFTMGSYFCGISLDFVSLIIFRIIQGIGSAMLLSMVPAIISTVFPPRMRGKVFGYISLTTTLGLSSGYGVGGYVTQYMGWNWIFLMVVPVGIIATIFAVKVLPSQKTRAQNVKFDIIGSLLIGLTILTFIMPFNIEENLGWGFTSIVITFVISLILGITFVIWELKHSEPLLDLSILKNIYITLSLLAGFIATLVLTGTIYLLPFYLELIMGYSSDFAGLIILIPSLVVIFIGPLSGYISDNFGSRIPTIIACITLIMAIILLYRLNQTVGILFIFAALGIRALSEGMFTPANNKTVMSHSPKEKVGSVSSLLNTARYMGLVMGIVVFNEIFVTTISNEITDLIGIPSTGAFQFSAPVGILLNGFQNAFILGIAMSLLILIFSMFTKENKNYDKDEDYLGDLDSLKKYKEGLP; encoded by the coding sequence CATTTAGTGCAGGTATTGTAAACATTTCATTGCCTACCATCTCCCAATATTTAGATATAAGTACAGATATGGTTTCATTAATAGTAATTGTTCATCTTATTACACTTATAAGCTTTTTACTCGTTTTTGGACGTATAGGTGATATTACAGGTTATAAAAAAATTTTTGTAATGGGAATTTCCATATTTACTATGGGATCCTATTTTTGTGGTATATCCCTCGATTTTGTTTCATTAATTATATTTAGAATAATTCAGGGCATAGGATCTGCAATGCTGCTTTCTATGGTGCCTGCAATTATATCAACAGTATTTCCTCCTAGAATGAGGGGAAAAGTTTTTGGTTATATTTCGCTCACCACAACCCTTGGCCTTTCATCAGGATACGGAGTGGGAGGATACGTAACACAATATATGGGATGGAACTGGATTTTTTTAATGGTCGTGCCCGTGGGTATAATTGCAACTATTTTTGCTGTTAAAGTACTCCCTTCACAGAAAACAAGAGCTCAAAATGTGAAATTTGATATTATAGGTTCTCTATTAATAGGTTTAACTATTTTAACATTTATTATGCCTTTTAACATAGAAGAAAATCTTGGATGGGGGTTCACCTCTATAGTTATAACCTTTGTTATCTCCCTGATCCTGGGAATTACTTTTGTTATATGGGAATTAAAACATTCCGAGCCTTTACTAGATCTTTCCATTTTAAAAAATATTTATATTACTCTTTCCCTTCTTGCAGGATTTATAGCTACTCTTGTCCTTACTGGAACAATTTATCTTCTACCTTTCTATCTTGAACTTATTATGGGTTATTCTTCAGATTTTGCAGGTCTTATAATTTTGATTCCATCTCTTGTAGTTATTTTTATAGGACCTTTATCAGGATATATCTCTGATAACTTTGGATCACGTATACCAACTATTATTGCATGCATAACACTTATCATGGCTATTATTCTATTATACCGCTTAAACCAAACAGTAGGAATACTATTTATATTCGCTGCGCTTGGAATAAGGGCACTTTCAGAAGGTATGTTTACCCCTGCAAACAACAAAACAGTAATGAGCCACAGCCCCAAAGAAAAAGTAGGTTCTGTTTCCAGTCTTTTAAATACAGCTAGATATATGGGTCTTGTAATGGGAATTGTTGTTTTTAACGAAATATTCGTTACTACAATAAGTAATGAAATCACTGACCTAATAGGAATCCCTTCTACTGGTGCATTTCAATTCAGTGCTCCCGTTGGAATTCTTTTAAATGGATTTCAAAATGCATTCATTTTAGGCATAGCAATGAGCCTTTTAATTCTTATATTCAGTATGTTTACTAAAGAAAACAAGAATTATGATAAAGATGAAGACTATTTGGGGGACTTAGATTCACTTAAAAAATATAAAGAGGGATTGCCATAG